In Halovulum dunhuangense, one genomic interval encodes:
- a CDS encoding DMT family transporter: MTLRTALLGLAFVFMWSSAFTSARVAVADAPPFLILTARFAVSGGLAILIATALGQKISLDRAGWRAVVLFGLFQNALYLGLNFVAVQWIEAGLASIIASALPLSVAAAQLIFGGQRLPLLGVAGLAAGLSGVLLIMSARISGGADPLGVLLCIIGLLSLTAATLLVSGASARGNLLMVVGLQMLVGSAALLPVSLLLEDWVVNWTWSLGIAFTYTTLVPGLAATLVWFVLVGQIGATRAASFHFLNPFFGVAIAALILGEGLSLRDVIGVVVIMAGIYMVQRARA, from the coding sequence ATGACGCTTCGCACCGCGCTTCTGGGGCTTGCCTTCGTCTTCATGTGGTCGAGCGCCTTCACCTCGGCGCGGGTGGCGGTGGCCGACGCGCCCCCCTTCCTGATCCTGACCGCCCGCTTCGCGGTGTCTGGCGGGCTTGCCATCCTGATCGCAACGGCGCTTGGTCAGAAGATCTCGCTGGACCGGGCCGGATGGCGGGCGGTGGTGCTGTTCGGGCTGTTCCAGAACGCGCTGTACCTTGGGCTGAACTTCGTCGCCGTGCAGTGGATCGAGGCCGGGCTCGCCTCGATCATCGCGAGTGCGCTGCCCCTGTCGGTGGCTGCGGCGCAGCTGATCTTCGGCGGCCAGCGTCTGCCATTGCTTGGGGTCGCCGGATTGGCGGCGGGCCTGTCAGGCGTTCTGCTGATCATGTCGGCGCGCATCAGCGGGGGGGCGGATCCGCTGGGGGTCCTGTTGTGCATCATCGGGCTTCTATCCCTGACGGCTGCCACCCTGCTCGTCTCGGGGGCGTCGGCGCGGGGCAACCTGCTGATGGTGGTGGGCTTGCAGATGCTGGTGGGCAGTGCCGCACTCCTGCCGGTGTCGCTTCTGCTTGAGGATTGGGTCGTGAACTGGACCTGGTCGCTGGGGATCGCATTCACCTACACCACGCTGGTCCCGGGCCTGGCGGCGACGCTGGTGTGGTTCGTGCTGGTGGGTCAGATCGGCGCGACACGGGCGGCAAGCTTCCACTTCCTCAATCCGTTCTTCGGGGTTGCCATCGCCGCGCTCATTCTGGGCGAGGGACTGTCCCTGCGCGACGTGATCGGCGTCGTGGTCATCATGGCCGGCATCTATATGGTGCAACGGGCCCGCGCCTGA
- a CDS encoding HU family DNA-binding protein has protein sequence MGLSQRTHARERKRQTSTGSTKMAQKPMTKTQLVAALAEKTDSDKASVNRMLDALSEVVSAEMAAGGAVTLPGLGKFACRERPARMVRNPATGEQMQKPADRVAKVTIAKALKDVING, from the coding sequence ATTGGCTTAAGTCAGCGGACACACGCTCGTGAACGCAAAAGACAGACATCAACCGGGAGCACGAAGATGGCCCAGAAACCCATGACCAAGACCCAGCTTGTCGCTGCGCTGGCCGAAAAGACCGACAGCGACAAGGCGTCGGTGAACCGCATGCTGGACGCCCTGTCCGAGGTGGTCTCGGCTGAAATGGCGGCTGGCGGCGCGGTAACGCTGCCCGGTCTTGGCAAGTTCGCCTGCCGCGAGCGTCCCGCCCGCATGGTGCGCAACCCCGCCACCGGCGAGCAGATGCAGAAGCCGGCGGACCGGGTCGCGAAGGTGACGATCGCAAAGGCGCTCAAGGACGTGATCAACGGCTGA
- a CDS encoding AMP nucleosidase, which yields MKSFRTASELPVLTPDLPADRVCSDAEQAVDALVALYDAGTRFLRDRFTAVMAGEAPAGRYRAFYPEITLVTSSYARVDSRLSFGHVAEPGRYATTITRPDLFRGYLLQQIGLLVANHGVPVTVGPSTTPIPLHFAMANGTHVEGSIEEHLDRPLRDLFDVPSLETTDDRIVNGDVLIGADGTRALAPFSAQRIDYSLARLAHYTATEAEHFQNHVLFTNYQFYMEEFVAYAQAQLADPDSGYVALVEPGNVITTRDGKRGTPPAKLPQMPTYHLVREKGQGITMVNIGVGPSNAKTITDHIAVLRPHVWLMLGHCAGLRNSQSLGDYVLAHAYVREDHVLDDDLPTWVPIPALAEVQIALQQAVAEVTQLDGFDLKKIMRTGTVATIDNRNWELRDQSGPVQRLSQSRAIALDMESATIAANGFRFRVPYGTLLCVSDKPLHGELKLPGMATSFYKRQVAQHLLIGLRAMEKLRDMPLERLHSRKLRSFEETAFL from the coding sequence TTGAAATCCTTTCGTACAGCTTCCGAACTTCCCGTTCTCACGCCCGACCTGCCCGCCGACCGGGTCTGCAGCGATGCCGAGCAGGCCGTGGATGCGCTTGTCGCGCTATATGACGCGGGCACCCGATTCCTGCGCGATCGCTTCACCGCCGTCATGGCAGGAGAAGCACCCGCCGGACGCTACCGCGCCTTTTACCCCGAGATAACGCTGGTCACCTCCAGCTATGCGCGGGTGGACAGCCGGCTGTCCTTCGGCCATGTGGCCGAGCCGGGGCGCTATGCGACCACGATCACCCGTCCCGACCTGTTCCGCGGCTATCTGCTGCAACAGATCGGCCTTCTGGTCGCCAATCACGGCGTGCCGGTGACCGTCGGCCCATCGACCACGCCGATCCCGCTGCATTTCGCCATGGCGAACGGCACCCATGTCGAAGGCTCCATCGAGGAACACCTGGACCGCCCGCTGCGCGACCTGTTCGACGTCCCTTCGCTGGAAACGACGGACGACCGGATCGTGAATGGCGATGTGCTGATCGGTGCCGACGGGACAAGGGCGCTGGCGCCCTTCAGCGCGCAGCGTATCGACTACTCGCTGGCCCGGCTGGCCCATTACACCGCGACCGAGGCCGAGCATTTCCAGAACCATGTCCTGTTCACGAACTACCAGTTCTACATGGAAGAGTTCGTCGCCTATGCCCAGGCGCAACTGGCTGACCCGGACAGCGGCTACGTCGCGCTGGTAGAACCGGGCAACGTGATCACCACGCGGGACGGCAAGCGCGGCACGCCCCCGGCGAAGCTGCCACAGATGCCGACCTATCACCTTGTGCGGGAAAAGGGGCAGGGCATCACGATGGTCAATATCGGCGTGGGGCCATCCAACGCCAAGACGATCACCGACCACATCGCCGTGCTGCGGCCGCATGTCTGGCTGATGCTGGGCCATTGCGCCGGACTGAGAAATTCGCAGAGCCTGGGCGATTATGTCCTCGCCCATGCCTATGTGCGCGAGGATCACGTTCTGGATGACGACCTGCCGACCTGGGTGCCAATTCCGGCGCTGGCCGAAGTGCAGATCGCGCTACAGCAGGCGGTGGCCGAAGTGACCCAGCTGGATGGATTCGATCTGAAGAAGATCATGCGCACCGGGACCGTGGCCACGATCGACAACCGCAACTGGGAACTGCGCGACCAGTCAGGGCCGGTTCAGCGGCTCAGCCAGTCGCGCGCCATCGCGCTCGACATGGAATCCGCGACGATCGCGGCGAACGGCTTCCGTTTCAGGGTTCCGTACGGAACGCTTCTGTGTGTCAGCGACAAGCCGCTGCACGGCGAGCTGAAATTGCCTGGCATGGCGACCAGTTTCTACAAGCGACAGGTTGCGCAGCATCTTCTGATCGGGCTTCGCGCAATGGAGAAGCTGCGGGACATGCCGCTCGAGCGGTTGCACTCGCGCAAGTTGCGCAGCTTCGAGGAGACGGCGTTCCTGTGA
- the ade gene encoding adenine deaminase: MQQNQIPSWAECAPRLIAVARGDAPADMVIRKGTWVNVHSRELIPDTDIAIAGGRIACCVPDASRMIGPETQVIEARGRYILPGLCDGHMHVESGMLTVTQFARAVIPHGTTTMFVDPHEVANVMGLEGVRLMHDEALAQPVNVFVQMPSCAPSAPGLETTGQEITPDDVAEAMHWPGIIGLGEMMNFPGVINADPKMLAEIAATQAAGKTVGGHYANPDLSGLPAYAAGGPADDHEGTCEADAIARVRLGMRAMLRLGSAWYDVKAQVTAITEKGLDPRNFILCTDDCHSGTLVHDGHMNRVVRHAIDCGLDPLVAIQMATINTATHFGLERELGSITPGRRADIILSSDLRTLPIEAVIARGQIVAEGGQLLSPQPDFAWPTHARQTVRVARALTASDFDIAAPDGANHVRARVIGVVENQAPTRALEAELSVEGGIVAMDRQADICQIALVERHRATGGVTNGFVSGFGYGVDCAVASTVAHDSHHMIVVGTSKSDMALAANRLAEVGGGVAVFRDGREVALVRLPIAGLMSDAPAEDVARDAAAMVAAMADCGCTLNNAFMQHSLLALVVIPALRISDLGLIDVTRFARTDLFITEGNSP, from the coding sequence ATGCAGCAGAACCAGATCCCCAGCTGGGCCGAGTGCGCCCCCCGCCTGATCGCCGTCGCCCGAGGCGACGCACCCGCCGACATGGTGATCCGCAAGGGCACCTGGGTGAACGTGCACTCGCGCGAGCTGATCCCGGATACCGACATCGCCATCGCGGGCGGCCGCATCGCCTGCTGCGTGCCGGACGCCTCGCGCATGATCGGGCCAGAGACGCAGGTGATCGAGGCGCGCGGGCGCTACATCCTTCCGGGCCTGTGCGACGGGCACATGCACGTCGAGTCGGGCATGCTGACCGTCACCCAGTTCGCCCGCGCGGTGATCCCCCACGGCACCACGACCATGTTCGTCGATCCGCACGAAGTGGCGAATGTCATGGGGCTGGAAGGCGTGCGGCTGATGCATGACGAGGCGCTGGCGCAGCCGGTCAACGTCTTCGTGCAGATGCCCTCCTGCGCGCCATCGGCCCCGGGGCTGGAAACCACCGGGCAGGAGATCACGCCCGACGACGTGGCCGAGGCGATGCACTGGCCAGGCATCATCGGCCTGGGCGAGATGATGAACTTCCCCGGCGTGATCAACGCCGATCCGAAGATGCTGGCCGAGATCGCCGCGACGCAGGCGGCGGGCAAGACGGTGGGCGGCCACTACGCGAACCCCGACCTGTCCGGGCTGCCGGCCTATGCCGCGGGCGGCCCCGCCGACGATCACGAGGGAACCTGTGAAGCGGACGCCATCGCGCGCGTTCGCCTTGGCATGCGGGCCATGTTGCGGCTGGGTTCCGCGTGGTACGACGTGAAGGCGCAGGTCACGGCAATCACGGAGAAGGGGCTCGATCCGCGCAACTTCATCCTCTGCACCGACGACTGCCATTCCGGCACGCTGGTCCATGATGGTCACATGAACCGCGTGGTGCGCCACGCGATCGATTGCGGGCTCGACCCGCTGGTGGCGATCCAGATGGCCACGATCAACACCGCGACCCATTTCGGGCTGGAGCGCGAGCTTGGCTCGATCACGCCGGGACGGCGGGCGGACATCATCCTGTCCTCGGACCTGCGGACCCTGCCGATCGAGGCGGTGATCGCACGCGGACAGATCGTGGCCGAGGGCGGCCAGCTGCTTTCACCGCAGCCAGATTTCGCATGGCCGACGCATGCCAGGCAGACCGTCCGGGTGGCGCGGGCACTCACGGCGTCCGACTTCGACATCGCAGCGCCGGATGGGGCGAACCATGTCCGCGCCCGGGTGATCGGGGTGGTCGAGAATCAGGCCCCGACCCGCGCGCTCGAGGCGGAGCTTTCCGTCGAGGGCGGCATCGTCGCCATGGACCGGCAGGCCGATATCTGCCAGATCGCGCTGGTCGAGCGCCACCGCGCCACGGGGGGCGTGACCAACGGCTTCGTCTCGGGCTTCGGCTACGGGGTGGATTGCGCCGTTGCCTCTACGGTGGCGCATGACAGCCACCACATGATCGTGGTGGGTACTTCAAAATCCGACATGGCACTGGCCGCGAACCGGCTGGCCGAGGTGGGCGGCGGCGTGGCCGTCTTCCGCGACGGGCGCGAAGTCGCGCTCGTGCGCCTGCCGATCGCGGGCCTCATGTCCGACGCCCCCGCCGAAGATGTGGCGCGCGACGCGGCTGCGATGGTCGCCGCGATGGCGGATTGCGGATGCACCCTGAACAACGCCTTCATGCAGCATTCGCTGCTGGCGCTGGTGGTGATCCCCGCCTTGCGGATATCGGATCTCGGCCTCATAGACGTGACGCGCTTCGCGCGCACGGATCTTTTCATCACCGAGGGCAATTCGCCTTGA
- the hemP gene encoding hemin uptake protein HemP, whose protein sequence is MTALPTRLEEEARSSAPPIHRAEHLTDGGTQARIVLRDQVYTLRITRAGKLILTK, encoded by the coding sequence ATGACCGCGCTCCCGACCAGGCTGGAGGAGGAGGCGCGCAGCAGCGCACCGCCCATCCACAGGGCCGAGCATCTGACCGACGGCGGCACGCAGGCGCGGATCGTCCTGCGCGATCAGGTCTACACCCTGCGCATCACCCGCGCCGGCAAGCTTATCCTGACCAAGTGA
- the rlmN gene encoding 23S rRNA (adenine(2503)-C(2))-methyltransferase RlmN, whose amino-acid sequence MTASAPITQDLLTIPRRDAEGARPNLIGLTRGALRAALVDAGTPESQANMRTGQLWAWLYQKGVRDFDAMTNLSKGYRALLADAFEIRRPEIVTRQISEDGTRKYLLRIAGGHEIETVYIPEEDRGTLCISSQVGCTLTCSFCHTGTQKLVRNLTAGEIVGQILVARDDLDDWGHKDALERRRISNIVLMGMGEPLYNFENVRDAMKIAMDGEGISLSRRRITLSTSGVVPEIARAGDEIGCMLAISFHATTDEVRDGLVPINRKWNIEALIDACRAYPRLSNAERITFEYVMLKGVNDSDADAKRLVKLIAGIPAKINLIPFNPWPGAPYERSDWDRIEAFAEIVNRAGYASPIRTPRGEDIMAACGQLKSATERARKSRAQIAAETGAA is encoded by the coding sequence ATGACTGCCAGCGCCCCGATCACACAGGATCTTCTGACCATCCCGCGCCGGGATGCGGAAGGCGCGCGTCCGAACCTGATCGGGCTCACCCGCGGGGCGCTGCGTGCCGCGCTGGTCGATGCGGGAACGCCGGAAAGCCAGGCGAACATGCGCACGGGCCAGCTATGGGCCTGGCTCTACCAGAAGGGCGTGCGTGACTTCGACGCGATGACCAACCTGTCGAAGGGTTATCGCGCGTTGCTGGCGGACGCCTTCGAGATCCGCCGCCCCGAGATCGTGACACGGCAGATTTCCGAGGACGGCACCCGCAAATACCTGCTGCGCATCGCCGGCGGCCACGAGATCGAGACGGTATACATCCCCGAGGAGGATCGCGGCACGCTGTGCATCTCCTCGCAGGTGGGCTGCACGCTGACCTGTTCCTTCTGCCACACCGGCACCCAGAAGCTGGTGCGCAACCTGACCGCCGGCGAAATCGTGGGCCAGATCCTGGTCGCCCGCGACGACCTGGACGACTGGGGCCACAAGGACGCGCTGGAGCGCCGCCGCATTTCCAACATCGTGCTGATGGGGATGGGCGAACCGCTCTACAATTTCGAGAATGTCCGCGACGCCATGAAGATCGCCATGGATGGCGAAGGCATCTCGCTGTCGCGCCGCCGCATCACGCTCTCGACCTCGGGCGTCGTGCCGGAGATCGCGCGCGCCGGGGACGAGATCGGCTGCATGCTGGCCATCAGCTTCCACGCCACCACCGACGAGGTGCGCGACGGGCTGGTGCCGATCAACAGGAAATGGAACATCGAGGCGCTGATCGACGCCTGCCGCGCCTATCCGCGGCTTTCGAATGCCGAACGCATCACCTTTGAATACGTCATGCTGAAGGGCGTGAACGACAGCGATGCCGACGCGAAGCGGCTGGTGAAGCTGATCGCGGGTATCCCGGCCAAGATCAACCTGATCCCCTTCAACCCGTGGCCCGGCGCGCCCTACGAGCGGTCGGACTGGGACCGGATCGAGGCCTTTGCCGAGATCGTGAACCGTGCCGGTTATGCCAGCCCGATCCGTACGCCAAGGGGAGAGGACATCATGGCAGCCTGCGGCCAGCTGAAGTCCGCCACCGAACGTGCCCGCAAGTCCCGCGCGCAGATCGCGGCAGAGACCGGCGCGGCCTGA
- a CDS encoding invasion associated locus B family protein, with translation MIRTLTTAAVLALVIGSGAASVAQAQSNASVAAFRDWSVFNPSDPRECYIVSPPIRSEARRDGQVVSVQRGDILLFVTIRPAQGVDKEVSFTGGYPFQPGRDIQVNIGGTNYALAPGTDAAQEWAWPSSPERDRALVDAMRAGASATITAVSSRGTTTIDEFSLLGFTAALEEAERLCQ, from the coding sequence ATGATCCGAACCCTGACGACCGCAGCCGTACTGGCGCTGGTGATCGGGTCCGGCGCGGCAAGCGTCGCGCAGGCCCAGAGCAATGCCTCGGTCGCGGCATTCCGGGACTGGAGCGTCTTCAACCCCAGCGATCCGCGCGAGTGCTACATCGTCTCGCCGCCGATCCGGTCAGAGGCGCGCCGCGACGGTCAGGTCGTGTCGGTGCAGCGTGGCGACATCCTGCTGTTCGTGACGATCCGTCCGGCCCAGGGCGTGGACAAGGAAGTCAGCTTTACCGGCGGTTACCCGTTCCAGCCCGGCCGGGATATCCAGGTGAACATCGGCGGCACCAACTACGCGCTGGCGCCGGGCACCGATGCGGCGCAGGAATGGGCATGGCCCTCGTCGCCCGAGCGCGACCGCGCCTTGGTGGACGCGATGCGTGCAGGTGCAAGTGCGACGATCACCGCCGTTTCGAGCCGGGGCACGACCACCATCGACGAGTTCTCGCTGCTGGGCTTCACCGCCGCGCTGGAAGAGGCAGAGCGTCTCTGCCAGTAG
- a CDS encoding sigma-70 family RNA polymerase sigma factor, with protein sequence MGDLSNQNDTQLLAAVARGDKSAFAELFGRYAVRVKAFIMRAGTSQEDADEIAQEVLVTVWRKAHQFDPAKAAASTWIFAIARNRRIDLIRRRTRPEPDPEDPLFQPDPEPTGAEVLTAQQVATRVRAGMERLTSDQREVLKAAFYDGLSHGEIAALFDLPLGTVKSRIRLAFRHLRAELGEDMADAFLDD encoded by the coding sequence ATGGGCGATCTGTCGAATCAGAATGACACGCAGCTCCTCGCTGCGGTCGCGCGGGGAGACAAGTCCGCCTTTGCCGAACTGTTCGGCCGGTATGCCGTGCGGGTCAAGGCATTCATCATGCGGGCCGGTACCTCGCAGGAGGATGCGGACGAGATCGCGCAGGAGGTTCTGGTCACGGTCTGGCGCAAGGCGCACCAGTTCGATCCGGCAAAGGCCGCCGCCTCGACCTGGATCTTCGCGATTGCCCGGAACCGCCGCATCGACCTGATCCGCAGACGTACCCGCCCAGAGCCCGACCCCGAGGACCCGCTTTTCCAGCCCGACCCGGAACCGACCGGCGCCGAGGTCCTGACCGCGCAGCAGGTGGCTACCCGGGTGCGCGCCGGAATGGAGCGGTTGACGTCCGACCAGCGCGAGGTGCTGAAAGCCGCCTTCTACGACGGGCTCAGCCACGGCGAAATCGCCGCGCTGTTCGATCTGCCGCTCGGAACGGTGAAGTCACGGATAAGGCTTGCCTTTCGCCACCTGAGGGCGGAACTTGGCGAAGACATGGCGGATGCCTTTCTCGACGACTGA
- a CDS encoding asparaginase, with protein MTEPVVLAELWRGDFLEGVHRGHAVIVDETGGIVAAWGDPKALIYPRSSSKMLQALPLVESGAADRAGLGSEELALACASHKGAHVHTERVARWLGSLGLSEADLRCGPQVPDDAEARHALRDAGRVPCQIHNNCSGKHAGFLTLARELGGGTEYIDADHPVQRAARAATEEMAGEESPGFGIDGCSAPNFVLSLHGFGRAMARMAATDTLAPRRADAARRLVAAMAAHPVLIGGTGSASTEITAAAEGRAVIKTGAEGVFGAILPEARLGIALKVEDGATRASDAAIAALLVRLGILPREHPAIASRIEAIQHNRRGVAAARIVAAEALF; from the coding sequence ATGACCGAACCTGTTGTGCTGGCCGAATTGTGGCGTGGCGATTTTCTCGAAGGCGTCCATCGTGGCCATGCGGTGATCGTCGATGAAACCGGCGGCATCGTTGCCGCCTGGGGCGATCCGAAGGCGCTGATCTATCCCCGCTCCTCTTCCAAGATGCTTCAGGCGCTTCCGCTTGTGGAAAGCGGCGCGGCGGACCGGGCCGGCCTTGGATCCGAAGAACTGGCGCTTGCCTGCGCGTCTCACAAGGGGGCGCATGTGCATACGGAACGGGTCGCGCGCTGGCTTGGGTCCCTGGGCCTGTCGGAGGCCGATCTGCGCTGCGGCCCCCAGGTGCCCGACGATGCAGAGGCGCGGCACGCGTTGCGCGATGCCGGACGGGTACCCTGCCAGATCCACAACAACTGCTCGGGAAAGCATGCCGGTTTCCTGACGCTCGCGCGCGAACTGGGCGGGGGTACCGAGTATATCGACGCAGACCACCCGGTGCAGCGCGCCGCCCGCGCCGCGACCGAGGAGATGGCCGGCGAAGAAAGCCCCGGCTTCGGGATCGATGGCTGTTCCGCGCCGAATTTCGTGCTCAGCCTGCACGGCTTCGGCCGGGCGATGGCGCGCATGGCCGCGACCGACACCCTGGCGCCGCGCCGCGCGGATGCCGCAAGGCGGCTGGTCGCGGCAATGGCCGCGCACCCGGTGCTGATCGGCGGCACGGGAAGCGCCAGCACGGAAATCACCGCCGCGGCCGAGGGACGCGCGGTCATCAAGACCGGCGCCGAGGGCGTGTTCGGTGCGATCCTGCCCGAGGCGCGGCTGGGCATCGCGCTGAAGGTCGAGGATGGCGCGACCCGCGCATCCGACGCAGCCATAGCCGCGCTGCTGGTGCGGCTGGGCATCCTGCCGCGCGAACACCCCGCCATCGCCAGCAGGATCGAGGCGATCCAGCACAACCGCCGTGGCGTGGCGGCGGCAAGGATCGTCGCCGCCGAAGCCCTGTTCTGA
- a CDS encoding mechanosensitive ion channel domain-containing protein — MLRILAILCLMFWGVAAQAQFVPSAPAEDAAAEQSAPGTPSTEALIQLLRDDAAREALISQLEAGAAATGAAAGEAEAAPPSEPERPTSVGRQIAEFTTGVAQGVADQIALLLDRLQNLPRTLSALGDAVDPGVVTDALVDLAFVIAVTYAAFLAFRVISWRMSRRLARPAETRGWLPTAGLNLLSTLTEVVVVLLAYGAGYLLTLLFYNEFGVIQIRQSLYLNAFLTVEMAKVIGRALLAPRYSSLRLISIPDAGAQSLWRWLSKSTTILGYGLLLAVPIVNSSAGYFAGASLNMAISAAVVLYTTFRVVRARRPVAQWLHKDADGDTPESGQRQPILAQMADLWHWPVLVYLLVLLAIVLARPGDVLLPMLKATSLIVATVVIGMMAVDFLRRTAAHGVRLPGYLSARLPLLEKRVNGLVPQFLLVIRLIVIALVIAMSLNFAGLWDFDRWLSSDAGSGLVSALVSVFLIVFVAFLVWLALASWVEFRLNPYYGRPPSSRETTLLALLRNAATIAILVLTLMFTLSELGLDIAPLLASAGVLGLAIGFGAQKMVQDIITGIFIQFENAMNVGDVVTVGGITGTVEKLTVRSVSLRDVSGTFHIIPFSSVDLVSNFMRDFSYFVADIGVAYREDIEMAKAAMMDAFEELRADPEQSQYLLGDLEWFGLNSFGDSAIVLRARIKTLPGKQWGVGRAYNLIIKRIFDERSIEIPFPHQTIYFGEDRTGRAPALHIRQEPSEPGTAEQIKHKPSSTE; from the coding sequence ATGCTGCGCATTCTCGCGATCCTCTGCCTGATGTTCTGGGGCGTGGCGGCCCAGGCGCAATTCGTGCCTTCCGCGCCCGCCGAGGACGCCGCCGCCGAGCAGTCTGCCCCCGGCACCCCATCCACCGAAGCGTTGATCCAGCTGCTGCGGGACGACGCGGCACGCGAGGCGCTGATCTCACAGCTCGAGGCCGGTGCCGCCGCAACAGGTGCGGCCGCAGGCGAGGCCGAAGCCGCCCCACCGTCGGAGCCGGAGAGACCGACCAGCGTCGGCCGGCAGATCGCGGAATTCACCACCGGGGTGGCGCAGGGCGTGGCGGACCAGATCGCGCTTCTGCTCGACCGGCTGCAGAACCTGCCGCGCACGCTGTCGGCATTGGGGGATGCGGTCGATCCGGGTGTTGTCACCGACGCGCTGGTGGACCTGGCCTTCGTGATCGCGGTCACCTATGCGGCGTTTCTCGCTTTCCGGGTCATCTCGTGGCGCATGTCGCGGCGGCTGGCCCGGCCCGCGGAAACGCGTGGCTGGTTGCCCACGGCGGGTCTGAACTTGCTCTCGACCCTGACCGAGGTGGTGGTCGTGCTGCTGGCCTATGGCGCGGGCTACCTGTTGACGCTGCTGTTCTACAACGAGTTCGGCGTCATCCAGATCCGGCAAAGCCTGTATCTGAACGCATTTCTTACCGTCGAGATGGCCAAGGTGATCGGCCGCGCGCTTCTTGCGCCGCGCTATTCGTCCCTGCGGCTGATCTCGATCCCGGACGCCGGGGCCCAGTCGCTTTGGCGCTGGCTGAGCAAGAGCACCACGATCCTGGGCTACGGCCTTCTGCTGGCGGTGCCGATCGTCAATTCCTCCGCGGGCTATTTCGCGGGTGCCTCGCTCAACATGGCGATCTCGGCGGCGGTGGTCCTTTACACGACCTTCCGGGTCGTGCGGGCCCGCCGCCCGGTCGCGCAGTGGCTTCACAAGGACGCCGACGGCGATACCCCGGAGAGCGGCCAACGGCAACCGATCCTGGCGCAAATGGCGGATCTCTGGCACTGGCCGGTGCTGGTCTATCTGCTGGTCCTGCTGGCCATCGTGCTGGCGCGGCCCGGTGACGTGCTGCTGCCGATGCTGAAGGCGACATCCCTGATCGTCGCGACAGTGGTCATCGGGATGATGGCGGTGGACTTCCTGCGCCGGACCGCCGCGCATGGCGTTCGGCTGCCGGGATACCTGTCGGCACGGCTGCCGCTGCTTGAAAAGCGGGTCAACGGGCTGGTGCCGCAGTTCCTGCTGGTGATCCGACTCATCGTGATCGCGCTGGTGATCGCCATGTCGCTCAACTTCGCGGGGCTCTGGGACTTCGACCGCTGGCTTTCCAGCGACGCGGGAAGCGGCCTTGTAAGCGCCCTTGTCTCGGTATTCCTTATCGTATTCGTGGCCTTTCTCGTCTGGCTGGCGCTGGCGTCCTGGGTGGAGTTCCGGCTCAACCCCTATTACGGGCGCCCGCCCAGTTCGCGCGAGACGACGCTGCTCGCCTTGCTGCGCAACGCCGCGACCATCGCAATCCTTGTGCTCACGCTGATGTTCACGCTCAGCGAGCTCGGGCTCGACATCGCGCCGCTTCTTGCGTCCGCCGGGGTCCTGGGCCTGGCCATCGGTTTCGGTGCACAGAAGATGGTGCAGGACATCATCACCGGCATCTTCATCCAGTTCGAGAACGCGATGAACGTGGGCGATGTCGTGACCGTCGGTGGCATCACCGGGACGGTCGAGAAGCTGACGGTCCGCTCGGTCAGCCTGCGCGACGTGTCGGGCACGTTCCACATCATCCCCTTCTCGTCTGTGGACCTGGTGTCGAACTTCATGCGCGACTTCAGCTACTTCGTGGCCGACATCGGCGTCGCCTACCGCGAGGACATCGAGATGGCCAAGGCCGCGATGATGGACGCATTCGAGGAATTGCGCGCCGATCCGGAACAGTCCCAGTACCTGCTGGGCGACCTGGAATGGTTCGGGCTCAACAGCTTCGGCGACAGCGCCATCGTGCTGCGGGCGCGGATCAAGACACTTCCGGGCAAGCAGTGGGGTGTGGGCCGCGCCTACAACCTGATCATCAAGCGCATCTTCGACGAGCGCAGCATCGAGATCCCGTTCCCGCACCAGACCATCTATTTCGGCGAGGACCGGACCGGTCGTGCCCCCGCTCTGCATATCCGGCAGGAGCCGAGCGAGCCGGGCACGGCAGAGCAGATCAAGCACAAGCCTTCCTCGACAGAGTAG